In Lolium rigidum isolate FL_2022 chromosome 3, APGP_CSIRO_Lrig_0.1, whole genome shotgun sequence, the genomic window TTATCATGCCTCAACACCAAGGTATACATACCCAACTGCTTAACTATCACAGTCATCATACACCCAAATTAGTTAATTGGATTCTGCTCCTTGCGGAAAGGGGAACAAGCATGACCAAGCCAGCTGATCCATCTGTGTTCTGGCCTCTTCTTGTGCTCCTTTGTTGAGCACTCACTACAAAATTAAAATGTAAAATGAAAACCTATGTTGAACCTACTATGTGCAACTACCAGCTGATGCAGCAGTACCACATTCCAACACACAACCAAATCAAAAGATTAACAACAATGAAAATTCCACCAGTGACCAACAAACTGAAGGAACCACAAGAAGGGTTATGAAGCATACCCAAAGGAATCTCCATGGTAGACGATGAGCAACATGCTGGAGTCGCGCCACCACAAGGGCACCATCATTAGGTGGTGATGTTGGTTCAAACACTGCAATTTCCTTCATTGACAGTTGCATCCCTTGCTCTGGAGGTGCTCGTAGAAGAGATGGACTATTTTGAACTGAACGGTAGACTCATCATGAGATAGTATTGTTTAACTAAGGTGACCTAAAAAAACTAAAAGTGCACATAAAGCACAGTGATCAGTATAAATAATCCGTAAATTGTCTAACCTTGGCCCTCTTTGATTGGTTCGAGAATATTTTCACAGACTTTAGGTCTCGGTGAATAACATGTGAGATGGCCTGCACACACATCTATAGCCCCCATTAACTACAAGATTAAGTTAGCCATGCTCGACCCTCCTAAGTTGCAGTTGTCGAGCTCTTTTGTTTTCCTAGTTAGTTTGGGTCTCTTAGTTTTGTAGGATTTGCATTCCTTTTttatttggtgttcttgctttgtaaATGTAGAGACCCTACTATTCTGCTATTTTGGAGTTCTTCTAATGATGCAATATGGCACGCATTTAGATGTAAGTTCGAAAAAAAGAGTTCTGCTAAATAAAATAACAAGGAACTCTCATATTGTGTAAGTAAGCGTACCTCTCCTCTTTCCTTTCCATCAGCCTTTTCGACCAATCCGCGTGCCTTTTTTCTATCTCCCTGCCTCCATGCGCCGTCGTGGCTTTTTATCACCCGCAAAGCGGCTGGCCCAGCCCCTGCATGCCAGATCGTGATCATGGATAGAACCAGATGGTTCGGTAGTACCACACACTTGTTCTTAATGGTGGCACGTGCACGGCAATTGAAAATATTTTGATATCTTGCTCCCAGAAATTCCACTTCGTTTTATAGCAGAACAAAAATGATGTTTCACTAAATACCATGCATGCTGACTTGAGTTTTTCATTTATGTTATTTTCTAGAAGACTCGATAATTAATTTTCATTTCTACCATTTGTAGGTCTACAAAACAACTAAGTGTAGTTTGCCTGTCGAACTGGAGGAGGAAACAAAATGTATTTTAGAGAGATGTCGGGGCCTTCCTCTTGCCATATCGACAATAGGAGGTCTTCTAGCCAACAGGCCCAAGACAAGCATGGAATGGATGAAGCTGCACGAACACTTCGGAGCAGAGCTGGAGTCTGATCTCCGAAACATCACAAATGTGATTGTCTCAAGTTATGATGGCTTGCCGTATCACTTGAAATCAATCTTCTTGTATCTCTGTATCTTCCCTCAAAATTGTGATATCAGATGCAATCGCTTGTTGAGGCGCTGGATGGCAGAGGGCTACATAGCAAAGAACCGCGATATGCCAGTGGAGGAAGTAGCAGAGCGTTTCTACAATGAGCTTATGAATAGAAGCATGATCCaaccttctaagaagaagaagattaTACCTAGCTTCGGAGTTGGTCATAGTACGATTCATAGCATGCTGCTGCAGATCATCCTGCCCAAGGCCATTGAGGAAAACCAACTATTTCTCATCGAGAAGCAATGCAATGGGGTTCCACAAAGCAAGATACGCCACTTGGTAGTGTCCAGATGGAACAAGGAGAAGAAGCTAGAAAATATAAACCTGTCCTACATTCGATCACTGACGGTTTTTGGTGACTGCCCTGTTTCTCTCATCTCTCCTAAAATGCGGTTGTTGCGTGTGCTGGACCTAGAAGACACGACCGATGTGAAGAATGAAGACCTTAGGCACATAGGAAATCTTCATCACCTAAGGTATCTTTCTTTGAGAGGAAAAAATATTTCGAAGCTTCCATCTTCGTTGCAAAACCTCCGGTACCTAGAAACACTAGACATCCAAGGCACAAAAGTGACACAACTCCCTCCTGGAATTGTAGAACTTGAGAAGCTACGCTATATACTAGCTGGTGTCAAGTTCTCGAAAGATCTACTGCAGAAGGTGGAACAAGCAGAGATGGATAACCAGAAGACCACTCAGATGGGAAACATGGCAGCCTTTGTGTGCTGCAACCGTAGTGAGATTTCCAACAAGTACCAACTGAGTGTAAAGGCCCCCAAAGGTATCGAGAAGCTAAGAAACTTGCATATGTTGGGTGCATTGAATATTGGTCGGCTCCATGGTGTGGCAAGGAGGCTCGAGCACCTTACGGACCTGCAAAGGCTAGGAGTAACAGTCATGGGTCTATCTGAGAAAGGAAGTCAGGAGCTATGCCACTCAATAGGGAAGCTCGGTCGATTGCAAAGGCTTGAAGTGCGATCTCATTCCCTTCGGTTTCTTGCAAAAATGGATGAATCAACAACACCAAAGCATCTAGCTTCATTGAAGCTACTAGGAAATCTATGCTTGTTGCCCAAATGGATCGCTTCGCTCAATGATCTGACCAAGGTGAGGCTGCTAGGGACAAAGCTGGAGCAAGGACAAGTTGATATCCTAGGGAACTTGCGCAGTCTTGCTTTCCTTGGTTTGTGGGAGAAATCCTACATAGGGGAGTCATTGTGTTTCTATACAAGTAAATTCCCAAAGCTCAAATTCCTTGACATTGACGGGCTACAAAAGATTAAAATGGTGACGGTCCAGGAACCCGAGGTCAAATTCCTTAACATTGACGGGCAAGATAAGATCGAAATCAAGGTACACGCGATGCCTGAGCTTGAGCAACTTTGGGTGCAAAACTGCAGAGCACTGAGTGACAGTGTTGATGCCTTGTCTGGAGTGCCACATCTGGTGAACTTGAATGAGCTTCTTGTCATGCAGTGCGGTGAGAAGGAAAAACTTATAGAGACATTGCAATGGCAGATCAGTCAATGGCAGGTTAGTCTGCACAAGAAACGTCCCAAGTTCTTCATAGGCAAGATTATTCTCCCTGCAAGCTCACAGCCAAGCACGGCAGCCGGGCAATGAGAACTGAAGGCTTTTCATGATTGTTTAAGTTATTTTCTGTCAAATTTATGTACAttatcggtttgttttgtttcatCTTGACCTAGAACTCCAAAGAGTGGTAAATAACATTCCAGTAAATTAAGCCTCAGAACATGTAGTGAAAAAATGTATAAATGTTGTTGTCTTCGGATCAAGTTCCATACAGTTGTTCCAGCAAATGATACTGATTACTGCGTACCATATTGGCAACGTGTTCTTGCAGCAATAGTTTTTTTTTACAGATGTTGTTTGCTTATCTACTTGAACTGCAAGTGGGGGTGACAATCTCTAGTAACTGCATGCCAGATACGACCACCGATATTGAACTACAGTGGCACGATCAATTTCGAACAGGGCACAACAAGAATATTGATCTTTCAAATGCAAGAGATTTTTGTTGCTTACTACGTATACTGATGAATCAattattaaaatttaaatgtaatgcTCCATCCAAACTTCTTCCTCAGCCAGAAGCCAAACTTTGATATTTGGAAGGGCAGAATTTGCCGGTGGTTCTCCACAGGTGAAAGAAGAAAACATTCTTCAACAAGTTCCGttccaaaaccaaaaaaaaatcttCAACAAGTTCACGGATCTAaagtgtatctagatacatccatatcagggacaattaatatggatcggagagaGTACATAACATTCCGAGAAAGCTAGATATCATGCATGAGAAAATTATTGATGCATCAGTGTGTGAATAAGGTTTTAGAGGGTACTCAACCTCCACATTTTTGTTCAATGGGATCACTTATTCTTCAACGAGCTTATAAACTAATGAAGAGGCAACTCTGAAACTGAATTGACTACTGTTTTGCTCACCAGTCTCAGTTCATCCATCCAAACTTACATCTTggcagatcaccatggagttcttcCCTACCCTCCTCTTCACCAAATCCTCTCAGGCTTCAAATGTCAATAGTTTCATTATAGCATCCTCGTCCTGCATAAAAAAACTGCACttggattaaatagatcacatacTCTAATGATTATTCATCATAGCTAAGTAGGCTTAGTTATACTACATGATCATGTTAAGTTCGATTTAAATATTCACGACGAAATTATTGATGAAGCACCTTTGGGCTAATAAAAGTTGTGTATCTATACATTCAATAATTTACGGTATGAGAGAGTAGAAATATGTACTCACTCCGACTTATATTACTTGTCGCcagtatggatgtatctagacacaattTAGTTTTAGATGCATCCATACTAGCGAcaaataatatggatcggaggaagtagatATTTTGAGACGGGCCGGTGAATTCCGAGTTGGCGGTGGGGGTTCAATCAAGCATACCCTTGAAGTAAAACTGTATAGACATTCAATAAACCTTTGTTTGTAGGACCTATACATTCAATATGACATTTGATCAAACATGAAATGAACTAAGAGTGGGTGCAAACAAATTGATCAACATGTGTTGCCATGTACCCGACTGGCACTAGTAGGGAAAAGGCTATAGAGGCACGACTAATGGCAGCGGGCTTCAGCAAGCGCACTCGGCTCCTATTTTTAGCAGCGGGCCAAAAAGGAGCACGCGACTAGTAAGATCATAGTGGTAGTGTACCACCAGGTAAGGCACACGGCTAGTAAGTGGGAACCACCTGTGCACATAACACGAAATTTTCTACAGCGGGCGAAAAAGGGGGTACGCGACAGGTAAGAAGATATTGGTAGTGCGCCCTTGTTTGGCACACGACTGGTATGCGGTGCCCGTACCTAACAAACACACTATCGTCTCCTTTTCCTCCGGGACGATATAAAGCATCGTGAGTGCTCACGATGCGTCAATGGCTGCACTTTATGAGACAATAAGTATAGTGCTTGTGCACCAATTTAGgtgctatatatatgtgtgtgcccCCTCTCACACTTTCTCACAAAACACAAAATTTAGCAAAGATTGTTGTCGATCGATCGTGGGAAGCTCCTATGGCAgaatttctcgaagatgtcttatgcTTATAGCTATATAGCAACCACttataagacatcttcgagaagctcgtcTTAGGATCAGATCCACAAATAAGACTATAGGAGCAATCTTATTGGCAGCGTGTGCCTTCGAGGCTGCACGTAACAACAAACTATCGGCAGCGCACCGCTGAAAGGCACGCGGCTACTAAGTTAGCCGCAGTGTGCGTCCACGGCAACACACGACTAATGAGTTAGCCGCAACGTGCCCCAGTCTGCATCATGTTGCTATTATTTCCTGGAAAGTGGTATACAACTAACCTCCCTAGCTCCCACTCTTTcctcattatggatctccaaatcCGAACGAGCGAACCTTAACTAGCGCCATCGgagccgccgccaccttcctcgaGATGCATGCGTCACCGCCACCTTCCCCGACGCACCGACGCCGCCTTCCCCGACGTGCCGCCGCCTTCCTCGACCAATCGTCATCGCCACTGCCACCTTCCCCCCACCGTGTGTATGTGCtatatttgtatgctatattatttgtatgctatagtaTGCTATTTATATTCGTATGCTATATAGATTTGTATGCTATATTGATTTGTATGCTATAGTATGCTACATATATTTGTATGTTATATAGATTTGTACACTATATTTTTAATGGCTGATGATTAGAATTTTTTTGGCAGTTATTGTGGGGTGGTGTGAGCGAACCTTGTCATATGCATAGATAAAAATTGTGTGCATCGTACTTGGCTTGCTCACTCCATCTCTACGGTTTTTGGATCGCATATAAATATGAGGCCTTATTTGAAGTTCATTTTAAATCCCTAATATTTGTCATATTGCCGATGATTTGATGCTAATAATGCTATATTTGTAATGGCTGATGATTAGATTTTTTTAGCGTGATCCTGGGGTGGTGTCAGCAAGCCTTCATATGGACAAATACAAATCTTGTGCATCGTACTTAGCTCGCTGACCCCGTCCTTGTGATTTCTGGGTCCAATATAAATATGAGGCCTTATTTGAAGTTCATTTTTAGGTCCAATAGATTTGTATGCTATAGTATGTTGTAATTGTTAACATAACCCAACTGTTATGCAGCAAATGGCTTTTATGAATCGGTGCACAGACTGTGGACAATATAGGTGCATGGACAAAAAGTTTGTCATACTTTTCAAAGAGGACAATAAAACCATGTCGGTATGTTTTAGTCCAATTAGTTAGTTGTTCATATATAGTGTTGCATTGACTTGTATCTTTGATTTAATTGCTGTTTATTCCGTAATTGTGTTTAGGCTACCCCATGTAGCGCAAGACGTGACTTCATGGAGCGTTTACATAGAAACATTGAACATACTACCCATAGCGGAGAGGACCTTCGCTGTTGAAGTCACCAATGAGGCGAACCGAACCTATTTTCACGGGCGTAGTTAGAAGGAGATGATAGAGTTCTA contains:
- the LOC124696376 gene encoding disease resistance protein Pik-2-like — translated: MEATAVSLARSVLDGVLSSAGNAVADEVARLLGVPREVEFIRNELEMMQSFLRVASARPDAAARNDTVRTWVKQVRDLAYDVEDCLFDFALYSTTAASSWSRWLPDSLAARHSIAQRIRDLKHSVEELNKRNLRYHVIADPRPGAADADVVQIQLPPYHDVLSATELAFQEWEIIGRSSEKEKLVKELMSGGDGSALAVVSVWGMGGMGKSSLVSMARTDPELLDAYDCSAWVTVPHPLDNTDEFMRRLRKQLGLGAAAHDEDDDDDDIKEHLKEKRYLIVVDDLLKRDEWDQVRPKLFNFQNAKGSRVIVTTRRKDVALYCAGEVHDHVYELKPLGDKESRNLLCKKVYKTTKCSLPVELEEETKCILERCRGLPLAISTIGGLLANRPKTSMEWMKLHEHFGAELESDLRNITNVIVSSYDGLPYHLKSIFLYLCIFPQNCDIRCNRLLRRWMAEGYIAKNRDMPVEEVAERFYNELMNRSMIQPSKKKKIIPSFGVGHSTIHSMLLQIILPKAIEENQLFLIEKQCNGVPQSKIRHLVVSRWNKEKKLENINLSYIRSLTVFGDCPVSLISPKMRLLRVLDLEDTTDVKNEDLRHIGNLHHLRYLSLRGKNISKLPSSLQNLRYLETLDIQGTKVTQLPPGIVELEKLRYILAGVKFSKDLLQKVEQAEMDNQKTTQMGNMAAFVCCNRSEISNKYQLSVKAPKGIEKLRNLHMLGALNIGRLHGVARRLEHLTDLQRLGVTVMGLSEKGSQELCHSIGKLGRLQRLEVRSHSLRFLAKMDESTTPKHLASLKLLGNLCLLPKWIASLNDLTKVRLLGTKLEQGQVDILGNLRSLAFLGLWEKSYIGESLCFYTSKFPKLKFLDIDGLQKIKMIEIKVHAMPELEQLWVQNCRALSDSVDALSGVPHLVNLNELLVMQCGEKEKLIETLQWQISQWQVSLHKKRPKFFIGKIILPASSQPSTAAGQ